In Oryza sativa Japonica Group chromosome 8, ASM3414082v1, the sequence AGGTGCTTGCGCTCCCATCGGCAGTCTTGCTAGCAGCGATAGCGATGGGTTCGGTGTCTGCACGCGACGAATGGTTCACATCGACGGTTGTTTTCATTGCCCAATGGTTCTTCGTTCGGGCTAAGCCCAAACCGTACTAAGCATCGTATCAATCTCATCCAGCACTGTTGTACTCTTTTATTTCGAAGTACGTAAGACCCTACCTTCAAATCATGGTGCCCCCAATTACACATGAGTATAATTTCTTTATAATTTAGTGAAGCCACAAATTTACTGCTAGCTTGTGTTCAATGTTTCACACATCTCTGCTAACCAACACCCCTTTGGTTGTTCCATCCCTTGCATCACGCTTGTGTCATCGTGGCATCATCCCGCGTTATCGTGGCATCCTTCCATGCAAGGAAGTCTGATTTCAATCCATGCCACCCACGAAAGGTCTAGCAAGTGATCAATCACTGCGCATGACCCACGCACAAAAATAGAACGACCCACCATGGTTTGCTCCCGAGTCCTGACCATCTATGGTATCCTTGTGCTTCCTCTCCCGCCGCTAACTCCTCTCCGTCCTCCTCTATAAGCATGCGCTCATCCCCATCCTAACCCCAcacgtcgccaccgccaccgctgttTTCCGCCGCTAGTCCGCCACTACTGCCTAACAAGGAAAAATAAACAAGAATAAACAAGACACCTAACAAGTAAAAATAAACAAGAAGATAAAGAGGAAGAGCGCGAGATGTTGAGGAAGACGAACTTTGGCCACGGAGGGCGCTCAGAGGAGCACATGATAGCTCTGCTGCTAGCGGATGAGGTGGCCTGGAGCGGCATGAGGGCTCGAGGGCAAGGCTTGGGGATTGTGCCAAGGCGCGATAGTCCATGTTGCCGTGAGCTCTCGCATAGGAGATATCAGCCTTCAATCTGAGATAGGCCCGCTAGCTTCTTAGGTGTGACGTGATGCAGGCTCACAcaacatctaaattactacttAGCTTTGGAATGCATTTGATGAGGAACTAGATATTGATATTTCGATAATTATTGGATATGCCAATTGTGGAGGCTCTATATTGATGATCCAAAGACTTTGATCAGATCAATCGAACCTCTCGTAATCACTACACCACTCTACCGTTGGTTATCACCCAAACCGAAACAAGGTTGGCCTCGCCAATAAGACTATCTCCTACAAGAAAATTGAGAACACAAGCAAGAGATATTGTGAGTATAAGACGAATAGCACAAATTGGGGTTACACAAATCAAACTAGCGAAGAAACTACAATGAtaaaaataatctaagcaaaatccAACTCTAAACAATGACGGTTACTAAATAAAATATGATCCTAGGGTTAGTACTAGGGTGCACACCCCCCTTGGGTTTAGCCCGCGACACAATTataaggcccaaggcccaaatcagattcggactggataaGATATGTGACTtgctttgaagattcctgactATTCAGGAGGGACTAGAACCATCTAAAAGTAAACTCTATAAgatttccaacaagtactcatgggccccgagAGTCCTCCTAGATTAGCGACTAGGTccatttgaagttgatgctgtcaggaggctcGAATCAGAATCCAAAACTTGTAGAACTTCATCTCTTgccttctatggaccaaaagtgacataGTGATGTAGTAGTAGACTTGGGGAAGATCTTGGTGTGCTCCCCAATCAATTTCTTTGATCATCCAAGCACTTCGTGAGCCCGCTCTCCTTTTCATCACGTATTTTTGCAAACAAGAAGATATACATATTTCAAACATATAATAAGTAAACCTAATATAtaacatatgcacctttagcTAGGTTATGTCTAACATAagcatggttatatccgagccaGTGATCTCCTCATCACCATGAACCAACGATGATGGCCACTTTGTCGTGAGCTTGGCTTGGAGACACGATGGCGGTGTTTCAACGGTTGCTTCATCTATGTATGTCGGGTGCGCTGCATCTACGTCACATGGAACATGAAACTTAGGTGTGTTTCTCGTTTTGTGAGCTTCATCCTGGATCGAGGAATGAAGACTATGTGAAACCTCATCCCGAAGGTTATCCTAAAGGTTTGTAGAGTGGTCTGATAGAGAAACGCAGAACTATGGAGCAAATGATGGAAGGACAatccaaaattttcaaacaaaatatataatttgatcAGCTTTCACtaaatttgtactaatatgGATGGGATGAATGCCGTTGATGCTCCCTCACCGCTCGCCAACGTTGTGCCGTGCATGTACGAGCATCACCACCTTCATGCAGTGGAGAATGAACCAGCATTGCCCTCGTCGCGCCTTGGGACGACCATAGAGGACGTTCCAAACAACTTATGAACACGTTCCATGTTTTTGAAAGAGATATACCCCTATTGTTTCATGTTTTTACAAGATGACATCCCACATTTCTCGTTACAATTCCATGATCCATCGGTCTGGGAACTTTTGTGACTTAACGCTGCATCCTGCATGCTCTATATGCACTGTTCTTCGTGCGTGTGTACACGCTTTGAGGAGAGAGCAGAGCAATATATACTTGAGCTGCATCTTCGATCTGGATGTAGAGAAGATTCAGGTCTCCAGGAGCAGGTTTCTTGTTATTGCTAGTTAATTCGAGTTCTTTGGGCTGATTGTTTGCCATATTTATTTTGGACTGATTGTTCGCCAGATTTGTTTTTCTATTACTTGATGACATGGCTTTGGATTATTGGTGCTCATGATATATTTTGTTCTTAATTGCATATTTCTTCATTTTGAGACGACACAGTTTAGAAGCTACGCATGATTGATACTTGTGGTAGAGTATAAATTCGTTAATTGCAAATTAAACTACCCAACATAAAATGACAAATGACCCATCATCAAGAGTATAGTTAATCATAATCATTGATTTCTTAAAAGGGATCAGATCATCAAAATTAAACCCTTATATTATCTAATTGTAGTTTTACTTTCTCCTATTTCCACGCACGTATGGACAAATTTATTACTagcataataaaaataaaactaaaaataaattacaccTTTTGCCCCCAAGTTTTCACATCAGACCATCTTTTAGCTAACGCTTTTATTTTAAACTAAGTAATTTTACCTTCATTACATTTAAAACATTCCCCAACTCTCTTCTCAAGCACACCAATAGCTATGTATACCAGCTCCTAGGCAACTATATATAAACCACACCTTGAACGTCGAGCTGAACGTTATCAAGTTGTCCAAAGTGCCACAAACATAAGATTATTAGTCTAAAGTGAAAAGATAGCATAAAAGAATAGTAACTTGttactttctctgtttcacaGTTACTTTCCctgtttcacattataagatgCTTTAGTTTTTGAATAGATTTATGCGCGTATCCATGTATGTGCTCATATATGTGTCCAAGTTCATATGGATCTTACTGAATGAATCTATAGATGAGGGATAGAGGGACCAAAACGTTTTATAATGTGGAAAAGATGGAGTATCTTGAGAAGTCATTCCGTTGTTCCGCAACAACCATAGCAGACATAATTTTCAAACAAAACCATTGCAAGCATTACGCCCTTGCTTGACAATGCCACGGGCTATAATTCAaagttaattttgaatttcataaTTTCATTGTAGgaatgattttagggttttctccATGACTTCCATTTCCTGTCTCTTTTCATGGTTGCTAATAAGATAAGAAAAGACCTATCTTaaaatcaaactttaaaattcaaaatcgcTTTGACTATAATCTGTAGCAGAAACAAGCAGGGCAGAATCTGAGGGTCACTGTAGTTAACCAAACACcatcataggaaattttcttgCATGGATTCGATCCTCCAAAATGCCATTGCAAGGATCATGCATTCATGCTGTTGTCAATTAAATTTCGAGGATGCTGTTGTCAATTCATGCCTCTGAATCCTTGTCCTTACCAGCACTTAACCTTGTGGTCTTGTGGGCATTCCTCAAGAGATCCAAAATCTTTCTATTTAGAGATTTAGACCATATAAACACAAGTAGGCAATGGAAGAAGCAAACATGCCATTAGGCTCAATAATTTACACAAACGATTCCAAAACTTACAACATCCCTGTATTGCTGAAGGATACCAGCGTTCTTTTCTATTACCTTCAGGTTCGCTTGAAATGTTCTCGTATAAATCTCTCTGCATGTGATGGATACTTTTCTCGAATGTATGCACGGAGGCACTTTTGGTATGAAAAATCAATCCAAACACCATCCGTGCGAACAACAAAAAGGCATCTTGACTTTCTGAACTGTGGGTGCTTATCAACCTTCAAAGTCAATCCATATTAAAAAGATAAGCCATACAATCATACAATCTGTCAAGTAAAATGCAAAGTACTCTGAAACATACCATATATTCTAAAATAGTGTTACGTGCAGTaccaactaattttttttagactaGATGTACAAGTAAAAATGATTCTTAATACAGTACCCAGAGAGCAACAAAACTCAGACATGAGACATGGAGATGCTAAAAATTGTACTGGTTTTGAATCATAAATACTTCCACTGAATCTTAAGCATGTGTTCTCCTAATTTGTTACTCACAGTCATGATAATGTACCTTTCATCATGGATATCAAGTTCTCTGAATAAGTCTACTTACCCTCCTATTCTATGGAATCTGCTAAATAATCCCTGAGGTGGCTACTTAACCTCCTAATATATGGAACCAGCTAAATAATCCCTGAGGTGGTTTAGGGCATGTGGCTTACTCATGTAGATAAATtgctcgggtggaatgccatTTACCTAAACTATTTCTTTATTATTCTTTTGTATTAatctcccttctcttctctgTTTATGTTCTTCCCTTCTATCACTCCACAGACATATGGCCTTCTAGTGGAATTATTTTAACTTTATTTGGAGACCCAACATCACATCAGCTGCCATGTGGCGAAAACCACCATTAAACAATCTCAGAGGGgttatttagaaaattttggaTAATTAAGGGGGTTATTTAGATGGATTCATAGTTCAGGGGACTAAGTAGACCAACGCTTATAGCTCAGGGgggttttggggggggggggggggtagatTAGATGCACTCCTACTTTTTAACTCTTAGTGTACATGGTGTTCGTATACAGATTACAGAGTCAACTAAATGTAAAGAGAAAGAAGTGAGATGAGGCAACAGAATTGCTATCAATTACCATTAAGCActgaatatttattttatttctaacAACATACAGTTCCTGAATATAATTTAGCAGGTCATAATAGTGACTCACCATTATAGCATCAAGTCCACAACCAATCTTATCATCCACACGTGGATGGTAAGCAAGAAGCTTCTCGACGATAATATTTTCATCCTTTGGGCTGAGACATTCACCATCTCCATACCTGCTCAGAAACAACTTTGTTTTAAAACACGAAGTAAAACAGTTCGTTAGTTTCACTGTAGAAAGCCATGCTAATTTACAGTTTTTTTGATAGGTCAAAGTGAAAAAGAGGCACTTGGGATGCTCGAGGAATTAGGAAACAACATGTTTGGCATTACATGGTCCACTGGAGAAAATAAATAATCGTTACAGCAAACTTTGGAGTAGACAGTAATGGCCCAACCTAGGTAATAGTACCTCATTCTTGAACTTGCATAATTGGAGCATTCAGTAGGATGGCAGGACTTCACAGGAAACCAAATTACTCAACCAACGAAGGTATAGAAGTCAGAAGGAGAAAGTGGTACATCAAGATACACAGTTGTCAGATTTTGGAAGAACGAACTGCATGTCACGGTGACTAAGGAAACACGTTGAAGTTTAAAAAGCCTGGTCAGAATGAGGCATTAAACCATTGAGCACAGTGAAGAATGATCTTCAGTGAAGATCATAGTGAATAAGACAAAAAGCGTGCAATCCAACTTTTCTAAAGACCACCAAATGCAGTGGAGACTGGAGAACATAATAGCACTGTGGTCAATTCATTTCTTGGAAAAAGAGTAATGATGGCAATCATGTTCCCCAGTCTATACATCTTGGAAAAATGTTCTTTTTGagatgaaagaaagaaagggcaACCACATCTTGCATAAGAACTCTATGAGATTAAAATGGTGAGAGACGTAGCTGATAGCACTTAAAGTCTTTGAAGCACTTGAATTAAGGACGGAAATTGATCCGAATCATGTATgcatattattttttacaaaGAGCTGACCCGTCTACAGTAGAGTGACCCACCTCTGCAACACACATGTTGCGCTTTTCTTATACTATAGGGTGATTGACCGAACGTTGCAATGAATGTCAATAAATACACTATATGATCTAAAATAAGAATAACAATTATCCACATATCTTAAAATTGCTTACATGACCACATGAGATCAATTAACCACTTACACTGGCGTATGCACAAgtgtaaaaaaatcattttaacaaATATCGCAAACAACAgaaaatatatgcatgcattatGGTCAATAGGGGCATCCCCCTCATCTTTTGTCATTGCACTATGATGGAATTTCATTTTTGAGGCTAGTTTGCTCGTGCTTTATTTTTGTTAGCAATGTCAAAGCGATAATGAGGAAATTTGACAACATTTGCGAGTTGGACTTACACAGGGACTAATTTACTGTTTGATTCCACTAGAGGTAGATACTACGGGCTAGGAACAAATTAAGAGGGAAATACCACATGGTGAGATGGGTTGACATGGCTTTCCCTAAAGACTTTGGGGGATTAGGCTTTACAGAAACAAGAGCTATGAATACTGCTTTGATTGCAAAATGTATTTTTAAACTGAAATCAAATGATCAGAGTTTGTGTACCACCATGTTGAGGAGAAAATATTTGCAGGAAGGAGATATGTTTCAGTGTAGAGATGAAGGGGGGATCACAATTCTGGAAAGGGGTGCTAAGCACAAGAAAATGGTTGAGCTTGGGGACAGAATGGCAGGTGGGTGATGGAAAACACATCTATTTCTGGAAGGATGTGTGGTATTATCCATGCCCTCTTAAGAGTTATTTTCCATACCCATATGATGTAACCAACAATCTATCCTGGTAGCTGAAATAGGACAGGAGGGAGTATGCCTCACCTTTAGGAGAACTTTTGGCCCAAGAGAGTTGACAGAATGGCAAGAGCTGAAACAATGTGTTGAAAGTATAGAGGTGGGAATTACCCCCTGATATTCTAAAATGGGGTCTCAAAGAAAATAAGTCTTTTTCTACCAAATCCATGTATAGAGCTTTGACCTTCAGGGGGGGTAACTGATACACAAATGCAACTCATTTGGAGTGCCCTTGCCCTATGAAGATTAAACACTTTGTTTGGTTGGCCATGAAAAACAGAATATCAATCATGGATAGACTCAATTTTCTAATTGCTTTGTAAATATTTCCCTTTTGTAAATAACCtttattattataatatattaacACAATAGGAGCCTCTCCTGCTGTTTCTTGTCAAAAAAAACAGAATACAATCTGCTGATCAACTGGGAAAAGAGGCTGGGAAGGTTATATCCTTTGTCAACTTTGTGGGGAATTAGAAACTACAAACCACATAATCTTTAGCTGCCCTATGGCTAGTCTTGTTTGGTGTTTCTATACAGATGTACTGAATTGGGATCGTGTTCCTCTTAACTTTGATGACTTCTTTATCCTTGCTGACATTAGATCTGATTTCAAACATAGAGCTGTGAAAATTGCTTTGCTTGCTGCTATTTGCTGGACACTACGGACAACAAGAAACAACATGGTGTTCAGGGAAAAACTTATTTACTCACCCCTAATGTTACCTTTCCAAATTATTTCTTTCTTACTGCAGTGGAGTCCTTTACATCGGCTGGAGGAGAAGAGTGATCTGGAGAAACTAGTAAAGAGGttgaaggagggaggaggcgaggagctGGCCTAAAGACAGAACAGAATAGGATCTTGCTAGTCCCCTGCAGTCTTTTGGCGTTTGGTTTTGTTTAGAATGATGCTGTAGTTTATGTTCTTGTCTGTTGCTACCTAAAAATATGATCGAGACGTGATCATCTTCCAGTTTTATTTGTACGAAGTACTTCATTTTGTAAAGCTGGCAACCCTAGCGAAGCGAACTCTGCCAGTGGTTGGCTTTCAATAGAAGCCGGGCCCCCTCTGACCTTTTCTCTAAAAAAGGGACTAATTTACAGCTTTCTTGCGAAGTACTAGGATGATTGGCAGTTTCCTCATGTTGCCAGCCATATACAACTAGTAAAGTCGTCGACAATTAGAGGCAGAGAAATGGCCAAATGCCCTGTCTCAGAATAGAGACGAGACGAGGAAGGAAGGGAAGGGGACAACGGCTACCTGTCGGAGTGGAGGATATCCTTGATGAGCTGCACGACGGGATCGATGTCGCGGACGATTTCCGCCTCGGCGGCCCTCCACGGCAGCGGGGGCACCGCTCCGGGGGCGTCGGGCAGcttggacggcggcggctgcgtggGGGGAGGGGGCTCGTCGGCGGTGTGGGCGCCGGAGAGGAGGCTCCTGCGGCGGGACAGTGCGGGCGCGGGTGCGGCGGTGCACGGCGCGAGGGGGCGGGCCCGGAGGAAGAGCGgccccgcggcggtggcggcgcgggcgagtGCCGCTGCCAGGGCCATGCGGCGGGAGGGTGACTTGCTGgatgggggtggggtggggtggggtgagGTGAGGTGCCGTGTGCGGTGTGCCCGAGTTCGGGACAGCGAGCGACTGACGAAGTGACGAGTGACTGGTGTGGTACTGTGGTGTGGTTAACGGGAATGATGGATTGATGGCTCATCGATCAGCTATCATCCCGTCTGCTTCCCTTGTTCCGTGCCATGTTATCCATTGGGGATTTTGAAACGACACTCTTGCGGTAACAGTTTTCGGGAGGCAAAGGTTTGCGATTGGCTGCGTTCGGCCAACCTGCCTCCCGACACGGAAACAAAGCacgtaattataattatagtgagataaattaagtattagtttaaaaaattaaaaaataaattaatatgattttctaaagcaacttttatatagaaaagtttttcaaaagatataccgtttagcagtatGAAAAGCgcgcgcgcgaaaaacgagagaagtgagttgggaaagagagaaaaagaacacaGCCACACGCAACTGAGCGTGTTCTGTAAAAATAGCTCAATGTGACAGTTTCTTGAGCTACTAAACTATGATTTTCACATACAATTTATATATGTGGATTTTTTAAAGTGATGTTTTAAATGGTAAAACTAAACAATAGGCAACACactatttattaagcaacacaTGCCCCTCCCTACTATTTTTTCGTTTTCTAGTTGCCCTCGCCCCTTCTCTactcttatatttttataagtaAAATTTGCTATAGAACATTCACAAAATACTACCTTTAtagtgtttacacccaaatttgacaCCTAGGTTCAAATTAAGGAAAATTGTCAAGATTTGGGAAAGTTACCGGTTCCCTCCacagggccggtctgaccgtcgttTGTTGGTCGGTTAGACCGTTGCTTGATGGCAGACCGACAGAGTCTGAGACCGactctgttttcgtcgggtctcgggatTCCTTACTCGGGAGGCTTTGTTTCGGGTtttctttggtttctatcccgagttagACGTGGATGAAGACCTGTAGAAAGCaaaagaccaacccctatacaGGAGACAAGGCCGGTTTAATTGAGCATAGAATCATGACGGAGGTAGGAGAAGACGGGCTAGACGAGGTCGACGACATGGCGTTGTGGGAGTAATGCACGACGATGAAAGCGACGCCACGAGGGTGGACATAGGGCGCTGGAGCGGTGCTGGCAGAGTTAGAGGGCGGAAGCGTGTGATCGAGAAAAGTTGATACCATGTTGAATGATACAGCACAATGCGATAATTGTGTTGATACACAACAGCTGTACAAACAGGCATCAACCTTCCATATCACACTCAACTGATTGATAGAAACATGATCGGGAGGTTTATGAAAGGGAGCCAATCACGGGTACACTGCCAAATAGTTTAACAGGTTGTACACTCCTGCTCCGACATTACCAATGCTGAAgctctgtcacgcccagaaatttagcctaaatttccagactattttgtgtattaaatccctgtccaggaccagccagggtacacaaaacgacaagtaataaacagttccaaacgtaaataaagcgtaaaatacttacaaaagaggcacttagtcctcgcaccgaaacgaaagcagcagcagcggcaaaaaggcgatcctagcggggcttcagctccactccacaggcaaaactcaactggggtctgagccttggtcctctaactccatcttcagctcagaagcactacacttctgaaaagggggaataatagcaaggctgagtacaaccaccgtactcagcaagccacaccaacgatgcagacgtgcaaggggatacaaggatggtttgtggctatttgcataaaggcgtttgtaaaatattttattgagcaaaacagtaaaactgttgagtaattagagtaacattaaatctccactgatcaacgctacaccacgttgaacaggcccaaccaacccacctggactacagtgcattgggtcgatttattaagatgggactaatcacggtgaatctggtcgaccgcccataaccgtgggcacggctattcgaatagttttactctgatcagaggtgtacaactgtacccacaagacacagccccacgacacgtttccgtgcgccgacatgccaccacgacataccggaaagaggccgtgacaggacccttcgcataaccccctctaaccaagcacaccacacctcaggtttcacccccactcctcgcaaggcagcgggcagtcccctctcgtgcctaggtgaatccggaagccgcataggccgtcgcagggcccatccaaactccatcacgcccacccttgcctggatgcgtcggctagaggaaagctacgctacaagcccagccgttgcccacgctggcttgtggtaagtacgataagttcttccaaggcatcccgcgaaccggtccttaactgccatgggtgcgaccagcaaaaccatgcacccacagcccaccattcagtcgcattttagttggataattacgaccatgaagcatggccagatgtctcgagcacgcagctcactctgatactaaaaggtctaatactgtaattatcccatcaactgagctagtggtaattaagcatggctaagcatatagttctagctaggtcacataagtaacatgagtgtggagattatgggtaccccatacccacacggcatggttatccgactagttataggggataacttatatatatgaaatatgtaacagattatgacttgggtattacgtttccctgtatattatgaaacggcctaaagtcctggtttgataagattgtaaagtagatttaggaaaccgataccgtgttggttaaggtttctatcttgtaatcctgccccccatcctatataaggtgggcaggaggccctctagggggcataacACAacatgatcgtcagatcaatacatactcggcggattcaaatccccaaacaggagtagggtattacctctcatcgagagggcctgaacctgtctaaatcctttgtctccgcatccatccacttttaggtctcgtgcgctaccccgttttattattgccgaattcatgtttcgacagttggcgcgccaggtaggggtgcgtcgagtttcctatcgacgagtgcgatggaatcaactcCAGGAGTCGCCGGTATTATGTTCGCTTCTGTATCGTgagatc encodes:
- the LOC9268665 gene encoding protein DCL homolog, chloroplastic, which translates into the protein MALAAALARAATAAGPLFLRARPLAPCTAAPAPALSRRRSLLSGAHTADEPPPPTQPPPSKLPDAPGAVPPLPWRAAEAEIVRDIDPVVQLIKDILHSDRYGDGECLSPKDENIIVEKLLAYHPRVDDKIGCGLDAIMVDKHPQFRKSRCLFVVRTDGVWIDFSYQKCLRAYIREKYPSHAERFIREHFKRT